From the genome of Calliopsis andreniformis isolate RMS-2024a unplaced genomic scaffold, iyCalAndr_principal scaffold0022, whole genome shotgun sequence:
ATTAACTTATAAAGCTGTCAAGAAGTGGAAAGTGGTGCACAGTTCTGTCAATGAAACTAAAAGCTAAATATAATTTAATAGTAGCTATTGAATTTTTTACATTGAGAGAAAAATTTTAATCCTTGTAGTGTACTGTTTTCGATTgacaataaaatgataataaaaaCTGTATTAGGGGTTGATAGTAAAGAGAAAGTTAAAAACACTAGTTTCTAAAGTCTAAAGAATTTCTGTTGctcaattaaaatttaaaaaataatattccaaATTAAATACATACAAGTTGTACTTAGAATATAAAGCAAAACTAATGACATGCACATTCTAGTTGAAGTGTTAACATTTACCTGTGGAATATTGTTATTACGAAAATATGTcggtgagcgtagaggattcacAGGTTGAAAATTGCTAGGTTGATCATAAGTATCTTCTAAGCCACGAACTCCATCGACAACTGGAATATCATTTATCTTAGGATCGTCCTCCACTTTTCTTGTTATTTTTAGGTGTACATCAGTCACGATATTGCCATCTTCATCTCGGTGGGACGACACGGAAACCTCACAAGCGCCATTTTCGCAGATGGCGACGCCAGGTTTCGTGTCATTTCTGTTTAGAACGATTTTTATATCGCCACACGTATTCGATTCTTTCCCTGTGGTGTCCTAAAAAATGGTAAAGGTTACAAGGTTAATGACTTCTCActatttcttcaattttaatattatattctcaatcttttttagaaatattttttatgtattgATACTAGAATTATATATGAAATAATTGTATCTTTTACTAATCATTTCTATTTAATTAATCATAGTTTCTGCTAAGTTATGTACATTTTACTTGGTCAGTACTGAATTTTTAAGTATTTACAAAATTCTCATATAAAACATTTGAaaataaaagtttttatattttactCCGAGTATACTTTAACTATTTTttcttaatataaaataaaatttcttaacCAAACCTGTAAGCTTCTTTTTGTGATCACTATTTTTAACAGATTTAATTTTGTTGTCACGGTAATATATTGAAGCAAAGAAAAGTTTTTATTTGCGATATAAAAGAAAAACAAGGAATATCCTTGAAGTACTCATTAATTGTAATGGAAATGAGATCAAAATATTGAACTTTTAAGAGCCTTTACAAATTTTCTTTACCTACTAAAtacttcttcattttattatcgCTCGGTTCATAATACACTTCTCAAAAACCATAACACATACAATGAATCTACTCACTTGTACGAAATAAGCCACTCTCTTCTTCATATTATTAGATTTAACAAATCCATCATCGTCACCTGACCTAAAAACGATCTCTTTAGAAGTCTCACCAGTTTGGCCATCGACTTCGTTCAAATTCACGACGATCTGTGAAACGTCACGACTCGCTTCGTCTCGTCGCTGGTTAAGGCTGATCTGCGATGAAACACCAGAGGACAAGGCGAAATTTTCGGACGCCAGTGTCACCCAAAGGGCAATGAGAACAATTCTCGTCTGTCTCTCCATTGTTCGCTAAACTGgcactgtatttttttttcgcgAGGAACTTCGGCCGTTGTACAAAGGAGTCGTTTCGAGGAAGGGATAAGCATTGAGACAGGATGTGTATGGTACAGTAATGACAATGATTGCCGTCTACGTGTAAGAAAATTACAATGGCCTCCGTAGGCAAGACACGAAAAAAAGGGGGATAGGACGTGCGAAAGACCGCTCTCGGAGAACGGATACGAATCGGTGATCTTAATTGCTTCCTCAAGAGCTATCTAAGGTACGATCTGAGCCATTATCGAGCATTTTGATATTATGGGCAATTAACGTGAGTGCATGGAAGTGTCGGCAATTTTTTGCACCTTTTTTAATGAGATGGAGTTCAGCAAGTTTTTTCAAATACTGTGAATGGCTTTGTTCCCGAGGTGCAGTCTTTCTTTGAAATGGTAGGCTTGTATTCTTTGGAGAACAGAGGTTTTGTGTTCGTGAATCTTTGGTTACTTGATTAGAGGAAAAGAAGAGAGAAAAATTACTGGAAATAGCACATCAGTTGACCTTAAAGAAAATTACTTGTTGCCACTGAACCTTGTGGCTTTAGGAGGAAAAGTTCTGCACCTGATAGCTAGACTAACTTGAgtctatttttttaaaaattgagcTTCTTACAGGATCTTACTGCTttatcttcattttattagaataacaggTATAAGTTATGTtataaatgaaagaaaatagtataatactatgttaagaaattaaaaatgacaaaaagagactgggctctcaggtacagaacTGTAGTCTGTACTcttttgtataaaatgatttGTGAGTGACTGAAGAAGGATCAGAGATTAGGAGAAAGGAGTAAAACTGACGAAAAGAGAATAAGAGAAGAGATTAGGATCCAAGCTAAGTGTTATTAACTAAGTACACCTTGACTATTACACAATAATAGGTAATTAGGTTTAGTCTACTTGTACCAACTTATATTATAATATCTAGTCattaataatgacaataatataGATTAAGAGGAGAAATATGTATGTAGTTTTTCCAAAAGAATTTTTCTTTCACCTCTTTCTAGTCTCTGCTCTTTCCTCTAAACTTAGTCTTTAGAGAAATATTCTTTCTATCAAACCCATTTTTCTAAAAACTCTCTCTTTGAGGAGGTCTACCTGACAGACTGACTCCAAATAAAAATCACCTCCCAAAAAAATGAGTTCATTCAAAGTACCTCTTTCAGAGGTCGCTGAAGGGCTGAAAACGTACATAAAAAGAGATAAAAGTAATGAAAGTTCATCGTTGCCAAGAATTCACAAATTGCGCATTCGTTATCGGATCTCCATTGCAGCACAATTTGGAAGGCAGAGGCGTGTAACATTGTTCCCGCGTTAAAAAGGGGGCGCGCGAATGAACTCGTAAAACGCGCAGGACGGCACGTTGCCCTTTCGACGCGAGAAACAAAGAATGACTACTCTGAAATGCACCCTGCCACAGTGTGATCACAGCGAGTACACAGAGGTTCGAGCAATTTTAAATTCCCCCGTTCACGTTTAACGTTTGGCTAAGCCCCTGTGTGAACGAGGGGTCGTGAAAGCTCATTGAAATTCATTAAAACCCTCGCTGCAACTATCCACCCCTGCAGACTGCAATAATCGATCTCTTAATCATCGTTCTGGCTTTTGTCATGCGACACGATGGTACGACTTCTCTTAATCGTACTGTGATTAAAATATTTGGTGACAGTGCTGACAAATGTGACGTTCCCATGAATGATAAATCTGTTCATTAAATGAGAAATTTGTTAATTAGGTAGAAAATGTGCATTTTCAGAATTTCAATGAAAGttaaataattatgataattgagTCATTTGCTAATCTTAATTTAGTCTTTTTTGTGTCTCTGATTATAACTTCTTAAATAGAAAGGCTTAAGATAATCAATTTTTCTTTACATATTCTGTTCTATTTTTGAAGAATGATTTACTTACTTTATCATTATGTTGTCACTCAAAATTGATATTAGATATAGTTacttataattaaaaatataagtttCCATGAGAAAAGTGtttaataaattttactaaaattACTCAAATCTTCATCCCTTCCTTATCATgctataatattataatttacaaataaatatttaGTAACAGCTATACGTAAAAAATCTTGAAAAGGTTCAGTATATTTTTCACATAtatgtgaaataaatattaaaatacatttaGTTATTCAGAGGGGACGTTAAATTTGTTATAAACAGCTAAGGGTTGAATTCTGTTCTTCAAAATAAAATGTTAAGTCTTCTTCATTTGTAACATGAAAGCATGCTTGAATGCATTCTTGAATGCAACGTTCAAAGTGCAAACACGTAATTAGAACTGCGTGGTAAGCTATCCATCGGATGAAGGAAATTGCATTACGTAAAGTTTCTAACATCGTATTAGAAGGCTGCCGCAACATTGTAACTAAACAAGCAAGTAGAAGGTTTAATTAAAAAGCTACAGGGAATCCCAAAAACATGACAGCCTCATTAAAATTAAATGTTCACTTTTTGTGCAATTTTTAGTACTATTAAATAATACTAGTAGTAATTATGAAACTGATCTAAGTAAGAACTCTACAAAAGTTGAATTTACCACTTATTTAGAGTTGTATCGATttacattacaaaataagtgataaattcaatattttttaattttttacttggaatataattacttaaaataattACAGATCCAAGTATAGAAGCTTGGAAATATGTAGTATTATTAcagaataaattattttttattacaaagAATGAATCTTTTCTACTGTCACCATTTTTTGATTAATCTAACTATCCCTAGATAAATCACTAATCATTTTTCCTAAGCCCATTGGCAATAATAGTTTCAACTTTTACATAGATCAATATTTATTAATCAAATTTTCTACGTCTATAATTTTAGATGCAATAATTCGAATTCATTGTTTTCTATTCTTTCTATTTTCAAACAATCTCTAAAAATAACTTCTACCTTTCAGCTTATAGCCGAAGCATAGCTCCATGAATTTCAAGACAGGAAGACTAGCTACACAGctcattaaaaagaaaaaaaaaccatATCTGTGGAACGTATTCTAAGATTCTAAgccattttatttaatattcaagtaATCTTAATGCATCAACCAGTAATTAAAAGCAGCCCACACTGCTTAATAACTACTAAAAGGACgatacactcttcaatccactgtATCCCACTATTAAAGTAATTGTGCCTACACAAGAAATGTTTAGATCTCTAATTGGTTTCGGTTAACCAATTAAGCTCTACCCAGCCATCCACTCGTGCTGTTTTTCGCGCTCTTATAGACGCACAGTCGCTACTTATATCCGGTTTCCCAAGAACCATGGACCCGATACGCTTCCAGACGCATTCACCGCTGATGGAGCGTAGAAAACGGAGTGGCTAATGTACCGTGCCTAATCGGGGCTCGCTTTATTGAGGAATCACGAGGGCAGGACACACGCTGCTCGCCCCTGGATCCCAACAATGCAAATATGCGAAAAATTTATGTCCTGGCGCCCCGTGTGCGCTCCCGTCATTTCCACAACGAGCATCCTACGATCAGTCGTTATTTACGATCCTTCGCTTCACCTTTGCAGAACCGTTTCCGCGGGTTTAACGCGTTCTGCGTACGGCTGGAGAAAATTATGCTATTAATCGCGACAGTTTATGGCCGAGCGACGTAATTGTCTGTAATAAATTCACGAAAGAATGAATTTCGTTAATTTGAAAGAGGAGAATGATATTTACGTTCTATGATTCACCAGGTAATCTGACGTGTGCTTGAATGCATAGTGGAGTTCTATTAAAGAGTGGTTCATTAATATTTCATGTGGAAGTTTATAGTCTCTCGAAGGAGAGAGCTGATATAGTATAATACTGAATACGAGGTTTGTCATTAACATTTGCAATTTTTGTGTAATTCTAGCCCCAGCGGGATAGGAGTTCTTTTAATGTTTTACGACTTTAATTAATTCAAATTTCTAGAGCTTTCGTATTGGACGGGATAGAATTTCAATTTTAGGTTTAGATGTTATAAAGGATATTATATAATTCTTGTTTTGCAATTTAAATGACTTGTATATGTACAGGAAGCGGTTTTTAGGATATTGTGGAACATACTTTTTTGCCCATTAACTTTGAGGGTTACTTTCACCCCCTTGGGGATGGATATTTCTATATATTTGGAAGAAACGTGTGTGGAATATTTTTGGTTATTCAAACAATTTGCATCTAATGCCACAATTATACGAAATTACTTATCTACCTTTTCATATTACCTTGAAGGCACAAATTAAAAAATAGGAGATAATAGAAgactgaaaaatattttagtgaTCCAAATTCTGCAACCTTCCCCTACCCACCATCCCCAAATTAAGATACTTCATcgacaaaaaaaatataacaaccCTCAGCTGTGTTCGTTTCGCCATACGCGGTGGCCAAGCAGCGACAGTAACGCATCCCCTGTCAAAAGGAAGAAAAACAGCATCGAGGGGACAATTCAGTGGTCCCCGCGAAGCTCGTTCTTTATCATTCCCGATGTATCCGATTACACGCGAAACAGAGCCAGCGCGAGACACCAGAAAATTAGACGCGGGTCCATCCATCATTTTAAACAAGGCGTCAGGATGGCGCCATTAATTTTGTCACTCGACGTGCCCGACGTGCACGGTGCACGAATTACAGGAGTCGTTTACGAGACGATATCTCACGGTTTGATGAACGATTTCCGAGAAAACAAAAACTCCCTCAGGCTCGTGTTCTCCCCTTTCGACCAGAGAGGAGCCTCTGAAAATAGCCAGTCGAAGGAATTGAGAGGTCTTCCTCGAAAGGCGGACAAGGAGGGCTTTAAATGGAGATATTGGTACAGTGcactaaaagaaagaaaaattgtgTATCGATTTGTTTATTGTGCTCGAAACGCCCGCTATTTGTACAGTATATCGTTTTATCTCGCTTCGATGCTTTTTTCCCTATGTACATAGATCCTCCTCAGTTCGGCGTACTGCGCCGCCATTTATTTATAGCTAACGGGTTTGTATATGCAGGGTTTCTGGAAAGCTCGGTGCCAGATTGATACAATATATTAAGGGAGAATAGATGAGGAATTTTTATGCGAAACAGCGACCAAAAGTGGCTCGTTAAAGGGGTATAGGAAGATCAAATGTTTGGTACAATGTCTGTTAGCTTTGTGTGGTCCTGGGGTCCTCAGACAATCAATATTTATTGGCCATATTTTAGTAATGAATATGGGAAGAGATAAATTGAAGCAGTATGTGTTGGTATA
Proteins encoded in this window:
- the LOC143186673 gene encoding uncharacterized protein LOC143186673, which encodes MERQTRIVLIALWVTLASENFALSSGVSSQISLNQRRDEASRDVSQIVVNLNEVDGQTGETSKEIVFRSGDDDGFVKSNNMKKRVAYFVQDTTGKESNTCGDIKIVLNRNDTKPGVAICENGACEVSVSSHRDEDGNIVTDVHLKITRKVEDDPKINDIPVVDGVRGLEDTYDQPSNFQPVNPLRSPTYFRNNNIPQIQTRYQGGEPWYQGRRTYQSPQGFWRYHRPGEPVGRFPGHSGWSLRRPVVDDKIDPPLSKSEGNSK